In a genomic window of Aeromonas veronii:
- a CDS encoding YjjW family glycine radical enzyme activase, whose translation MADVLPTRSALVSRVLPFSCVDGPGNRLVLFLQGCNFRCPGCHNPHTIGLCDDCGDCLAVCPSSALSMSEGKVHWQAALCTDCDACLDVCPRSANPKTATMTVADVLALLRRYGPLLSGITVSGGEATTQLPFVVALFGAIKGAPDLAHLTCLLDSNGSLAETGWQRLLPVLDGAMLDLKGWRDSVHHTLTGYGRERVLGSLQLLARHGKLTELRLLHVPGKSDFLDASGELDADLAAFLQRLGPVPIRLNGFRHHGVRGEAVQWPQASQTELEQLASRLRAAGLGPVSLPALLG comes from the coding sequence ATGGCGGATGTTTTGCCAACACGCAGCGCCCTGGTGAGCAGAGTGCTGCCGTTCTCCTGTGTCGACGGGCCGGGCAATCGGCTGGTGCTGTTTCTGCAAGGGTGCAACTTTCGTTGCCCCGGCTGCCACAACCCGCACACCATAGGGTTATGCGACGATTGTGGCGACTGCCTTGCGGTCTGCCCGAGTAGCGCCCTCTCCATGAGCGAAGGCAAGGTTCATTGGCAGGCGGCGCTCTGCACCGATTGCGACGCCTGTCTGGATGTCTGCCCCCGCAGTGCCAATCCCAAGACCGCCACCATGACGGTGGCCGACGTGTTGGCCCTGCTGCGCCGCTACGGCCCACTGCTGAGCGGGATTACCGTCTCCGGCGGTGAGGCGACCACCCAGCTTCCCTTTGTGGTTGCACTGTTTGGTGCAATCAAGGGGGCGCCGGATCTGGCCCATCTCACTTGCCTGCTCGACAGCAACGGCTCGCTGGCTGAAACCGGCTGGCAGCGGCTATTGCCGGTGCTCGACGGCGCCATGCTCGATCTCAAGGGGTGGCGTGACTCGGTGCATCACACCCTGACCGGCTATGGTCGCGAGCGGGTGCTGGGGTCGCTGCAACTGCTGGCACGCCACGGCAAGCTGACCGAACTGCGGCTGCTCCATGTGCCGGGCAAGAGCGATTTTCTGGATGCGAGTGGTGAGCTGGACGCGGATCTCGCCGCCTTCCTGCAGCGGCTTGGGCCTGTGCCCATTCGCCTCAACGGCTTTCGCCACCACGGGGTGCGGGGGGAGGCGGTGCAATGGCCGCAGGCTAGTCAAACCGAACTGGAACAGCTGGCCAGTCGCTTGCGCGCCGCGGGATTGGGGCCGGTCTCACTGCCAGCCTTGCTGGGCTGA
- a CDS encoding DUF1820 family protein, with translation MSESKALYRVQFICHNERYEVYVREVNQGQLFGFIEIADFVWDNHTALIVDPSHEKLKSEFADVRHTLIPMHQVLRIDQVKKQGAARITDLGSNVASFPGPIYTKRP, from the coding sequence ATGAGTGAAAGCAAGGCGTTATATCGGGTTCAGTTTATTTGCCACAACGAGCGCTACGAAGTGTATGTGCGCGAAGTCAATCAGGGCCAGCTGTTCGGTTTTATCGAGATTGCCGACTTTGTCTGGGACAACCACACGGCGCTTATCGTCGATCCCAGTCACGAGAAGCTCAAGAGCGAATTTGCCGATGTGCGCCACACCCTTATCCCCATGCATCAGGTGCTGCGCATCGATCAGGTGAAAAAGCAGGGGGCGGCCCGCATCACGGATCTGGGCAGCAACGTCGCCTCCTTTCCCGGCCCCATCTATACCAAACGTCCCTGA
- a CDS encoding LysR family transcriptional regulator gives MDLIALSRLGGRHLVTLHLLLDNQSVTRTAERLCTTPSTVSKTLNQLRDLLGDQLLYRQGNQLLLTPMAERLAPTLHRLLGELNGLTRQNAFNPQQWQGSLRLGLRESVMTWPVGPILGKLMQEVPGMVPEIWNKDEQGLEALAAGKLDFVILPHDQSQPLPRQPGLVWETLREEKLVCLLRKDHPALAKPWDLDAYLSWRHIDIRDQELANPFFEQSLAQQQVRRQIGATLPDFASAAALLPQTDLILTAIGGWAACMASQPDLVLRPAPFDYGKVSHSLVWYGPAGDGSARHWFRQRILQLGRELIEP, from the coding sequence ATGGATCTGATCGCACTCTCTCGGCTGGGGGGTCGCCATCTGGTCACCCTGCACCTGCTGCTCGACAACCAGAGCGTCACCCGCACCGCCGAGCGGCTCTGTACCACGCCTTCCACCGTCAGCAAGACCCTCAACCAGCTGCGGGATCTGCTGGGGGACCAACTGCTCTATCGTCAGGGTAACCAGCTGCTGCTCACCCCCATGGCCGAGCGACTGGCTCCCACCCTGCATCGGCTGCTGGGGGAGCTGAACGGCCTCACTCGCCAGAACGCCTTCAACCCGCAGCAGTGGCAGGGTAGCTTGCGGCTGGGATTACGCGAGAGCGTGATGACCTGGCCGGTGGGCCCCATTCTGGGCAAGCTGATGCAGGAGGTGCCGGGCATGGTGCCGGAGATCTGGAACAAGGATGAGCAGGGGCTCGAGGCGCTGGCGGCGGGCAAGCTCGACTTCGTGATCCTGCCCCATGACCAGAGTCAACCGTTGCCGCGCCAGCCCGGGCTGGTGTGGGAGACCCTGCGGGAAGAAAAACTGGTCTGCCTGCTGCGCAAAGATCATCCGGCGCTCGCCAAGCCCTGGGATCTCGATGCCTACCTGAGCTGGCGCCATATCGACATCCGGGATCAGGAGCTGGCCAACCCCTTCTTCGAGCAGAGCCTGGCCCAGCAGCAGGTGCGCCGCCAGATTGGCGCCACCCTGCCCGATTTTGCCAGCGCGGCGGCCCTGCTGCCCCAAACCGATCTGATCCTCACCGCCATCGGTGGCTGGGCGGCCTGCATGGCCAGTCAGCCGGATCTGGTGCTGCGTCCGGCACCGTTCGATTACGGCAAGGTGAGTCACAGTCTGGTCTGGTATGGCCCGGCCGGTGATGGTTCGGCCCGTCACTGGTTCCGTCAGCGGATCCTGCAACTGGGTCGCGAATTGATTGAGCCCTGA
- a CDS encoding DUF4426 domain-containing protein — translation MKTAWMSGLLALLMTLPLKAEQMKELGPWLVHYNAFNSSFLTPEVAKAYGLERSRYNAIINIAVQDKQKVAQAVGITGEAKNLTGTIRTLNFQEVKEGDAIYYLATLPYRNEDTYQFTLKIMGGGQQQNLTFQQTFYVD, via the coding sequence ATGAAAACAGCCTGGATGAGTGGCCTGCTGGCACTGCTGATGACCCTGCCGCTCAAGGCAGAACAGATGAAGGAGCTGGGGCCCTGGCTGGTGCACTACAACGCCTTCAACTCCAGCTTCCTCACCCCAGAGGTCGCCAAGGCGTATGGGCTGGAGCGCAGCCGCTACAACGCCATCATCAATATCGCGGTACAGGACAAGCAGAAAGTGGCGCAAGCCGTGGGGATCACCGGCGAGGCCAAGAACCTGACCGGCACCATCCGCACCCTGAACTTTCAGGAGGTAAAAGAGGGCGATGCTATCTACTATCTGGCAACCCTCCCCTACCGCAACGAAGATACCTATCAGTTCACTCTGAAGATCATGGGCGGCGGGCAGCAACAGAACCTCACCTTCCAGCAGACCTTCTACGTCGACTGA
- the yggU gene encoding DUF167 family protein YggU, protein MPAVLQQGDELVLHLVIQPKASRDQIIGLHGEELKVAITAPPVDGQANSHLIKFLAKQFKVAKGQVTIVRGELGRHKTVAIDNPKQLPQEVSALLNDAQG, encoded by the coding sequence ATGCCAGCCGTCCTGCAACAGGGGGATGAACTGGTACTGCATCTGGTGATCCAGCCCAAGGCGAGTCGGGATCAGATCATCGGACTGCATGGCGAAGAGCTGAAAGTGGCCATCACGGCGCCGCCCGTCGATGGCCAGGCCAACAGCCATCTGATCAAGTTTCTGGCCAAGCAGTTCAAGGTGGCCAAGGGACAGGTCACCATAGTGCGGGGCGAGCTGGGACGGCACAAAACCGTCGCCATCGACAACCCCAAACAGTTGCCGCAAGAAGTGAGTGCACTGCTGAATGACGCGCAAGGCTGA
- a CDS encoding YggT family protein gives MNTAYFLINTVFDLYLMVILLRVWLQWARADFYNPMSQMVVKLTNPLVIPLRRVIPGFGGIDLASVVLALAIAFAKLALLKSMNVLLADWLSISLFAALTVLKKAGSMIFWVLLIRAILSWVSQGRNPIEYVMHQLTEPFLAPIRRVLPALGGLDLSVLVAFIGLQAINYLLGDLFGQLWWMI, from the coding sequence ATGAACACTGCTTACTTTCTGATTAACACCGTTTTCGATCTCTACCTGATGGTGATCCTGCTGCGCGTCTGGCTGCAGTGGGCCCGTGCCGACTTCTACAATCCGATGAGCCAGATGGTGGTCAAGCTGACCAATCCGCTGGTGATCCCGCTGCGCCGGGTGATACCGGGCTTTGGCGGCATCGATCTCGCCTCCGTGGTACTGGCACTGGCCATCGCCTTCGCCAAGCTGGCCCTGCTCAAGAGCATGAACGTGCTGCTGGCTGACTGGCTCAGCATCAGCCTTTTCGCGGCACTGACTGTGCTGAAAAAAGCAGGCTCGATGATCTTCTGGGTACTGCTGATCCGCGCCATCCTGAGCTGGGTCAGCCAGGGCCGCAACCCCATCGAATACGTGATGCATCAGCTGACCGAGCCATTCCTTGCCCCTATTCGCCGTGTACTGCCGGCACTGGGCGGGCTGGATCTCTCGGTACTGGTCGCCTTTATCGGCCTGCAAGCCATCAACTACCTGCTGGGTGACCTGTTCGGCCAGCTGTGGTGGATGATTTGA
- the proC gene encoding pyrroline-5-carboxylate reductase, whose amino-acid sequence MQHRTLAFIGAGNMSRSIIAGLVKAGYPAGQITAANPSLPKLEALASEHGIRITQSNAEAARDAEVIVLAVKPQLMAGMLAALIEELGSLEGKLLISIAAGIKVVRLGEMAGGHDRIIRTMPNTPALLGLGMTGLYAPEHIAAADREFAEQMMQAVGKTLWVEQESGINGVIAAAGSAPAYFFLFMQAIAEEAEAMGFSPEQARLLVQQTALGAAAMVEQNPELALQTLREQVTSKGGTTAEAIKTFQQQGLMPLTSQAMQAAVARATEMETLF is encoded by the coding sequence ATGCAGCATAGAACGCTGGCCTTTATCGGCGCGGGCAACATGAGCCGCAGCATCATTGCCGGACTGGTCAAGGCGGGTTATCCCGCCGGGCAGATCACTGCCGCCAACCCCAGTCTACCCAAGCTGGAGGCGCTGGCGAGCGAACATGGCATTCGCATCACCCAGAGTAATGCCGAGGCGGCCCGCGACGCCGAAGTTATCGTGCTGGCGGTCAAGCCGCAGCTGATGGCCGGCATGCTGGCAGCGCTGATTGAAGAGTTGGGCTCCCTTGAAGGCAAGCTGCTCATCTCCATCGCGGCCGGTATCAAGGTGGTGCGCCTTGGCGAGATGGCCGGTGGCCACGACCGCATCATCCGTACCATGCCCAATACCCCGGCCCTGCTGGGTCTGGGCATGACCGGTCTCTATGCACCCGAACATATTGCCGCCGCTGATCGCGAGTTTGCCGAGCAGATGATGCAGGCGGTCGGCAAGACCCTCTGGGTGGAGCAGGAGTCCGGCATCAACGGCGTCATCGCCGCAGCGGGCAGTGCTCCGGCCTACTTCTTCCTCTTTATGCAGGCCATCGCCGAAGAGGCAGAGGCGATGGGCTTCTCGCCCGAGCAGGCCCGCCTGCTGGTGCAGCAGACCGCGCTGGGCGCAGCCGCCATGGTGGAGCAGAACCCCGAGCTGGCGCTGCAGACCCTGCGTGAGCAGGTGACCAGCAAGGGCGGCACCACAGCCGAAGCCATCAAGACATTCCAGCAGCAGGGGCTGATGCCGCTGACTTCGCAAGCCATGCAGGCGGCCGTTGCTCGCGCCACCGAAATGGAAACTCTCTTCTAA
- a CDS encoding YggS family pyridoxal phosphate-dependent enzyme: MNQIAQHLFQVKERIAQAAERASRNLQQIRLLAVSKTKPVEAVMAAHAAGQRCFGESYAQEAATKIDTLRQQPEYSDIEWHFIGPLQSNKSKLVAERFDWVQSVDRDKLIDRLNNQRPASMAPLNVCLQINISGESSKSGTSEQEIFRLAEQVSQSERLVLRGLMAIPEHTSDESVLAAQMTRMQTLFTELARQYPTVDTLSMGMTEDLELAIAHGSTMVRVGTAIFGARDYS, from the coding sequence ATGAACCAGATTGCCCAGCACCTGTTTCAGGTAAAGGAACGTATTGCCCAGGCCGCCGAACGGGCGAGCCGCAACCTGCAGCAGATCCGCCTGCTGGCCGTGAGCAAGACCAAGCCAGTCGAGGCTGTCATGGCCGCCCATGCCGCAGGTCAGCGCTGCTTTGGCGAATCCTACGCCCAGGAAGCGGCGACCAAGATCGATACCTTGCGCCAGCAGCCGGAATATAGCGACATAGAGTGGCACTTTATCGGCCCTTTGCAATCGAACAAATCCAAACTGGTCGCCGAACGGTTTGACTGGGTGCAGAGCGTGGATCGGGACAAGTTGATCGACCGCCTCAACAACCAGCGTCCCGCCAGCATGGCACCGCTAAATGTTTGTCTGCAAATCAATATTAGCGGAGAGAGCAGTAAATCCGGAACGTCGGAACAAGAGATTTTCCGCCTTGCCGAGCAGGTCTCCCAAAGTGAGCGACTGGTGCTGCGGGGGCTGATGGCCATTCCCGAACACACCAGCGACGAGAGCGTACTGGCCGCCCAAATGACCCGTATGCAGACTCTGTTCACCGAGCTTGCGCGACAATACCCCACGGTGGATACCCTCTCGATGGGCATGACCGAAGATCTCGAACTGGCGATCGCCCACGGCAGCACCATGGTGCGGGTCGGCACCGCTATCTTCGGCGCCCGTGACTACTCATAG
- the tapT gene encoding type IVa pilus ATPase TapT → MDITELLAFSVKHKASDLHLSAGVPPMIRVDGEVRKINLPALEHREVHALIYDIMNDHQRKELEENFEVDFSFEVPNLARFRVNAFQQARGSGAVFRTIPSTVLSLEDLDAPEIFRKIAEFPRGLVLVTGPTGSGKSTTLAAMVNYINENFHHHILTIEDPIEFVHENKRCLVNQREVHRDTKSFSNALRSALREDPDIILVGEMRDLETIRLAMTAAETGHLVFGTLHTSSAAKTIDRIIDVFPGAEKDMVRSMLSESLRAVISQTLLKRIGGGRVAAHEIMMGIPAVRNLIREDKIAQLYSVIQTGMTHGMQTMDQSLKQLVSRGVVASLDAKAKAVDPNSV, encoded by the coding sequence ATGGATATCACAGAGTTATTGGCTTTCAGTGTAAAGCATAAAGCCTCGGATCTACACCTCTCGGCCGGGGTTCCCCCGATGATCAGGGTTGATGGCGAGGTGCGCAAGATCAATTTGCCTGCCCTGGAACACCGGGAAGTGCATGCCCTCATTTACGACATCATGAACGACCATCAGCGCAAGGAGCTGGAGGAGAACTTCGAGGTCGACTTCTCGTTCGAGGTGCCCAATCTGGCCCGTTTCCGGGTCAACGCCTTCCAGCAGGCGCGCGGCTCCGGCGCGGTATTTCGTACCATCCCCAGTACAGTCTTGAGCCTCGAGGATCTCGATGCACCAGAGATCTTTCGCAAGATCGCCGAGTTCCCGCGGGGTCTGGTGCTGGTGACCGGCCCGACCGGTTCTGGTAAATCGACCACCCTGGCGGCCATGGTCAACTACATCAACGAGAACTTCCATCACCACATTCTCACCATCGAAGATCCCATCGAATTCGTTCACGAGAACAAGCGCTGTCTGGTGAACCAGCGGGAAGTGCACCGCGATACCAAGAGCTTCAGCAACGCCCTGCGCTCGGCACTGCGGGAAGACCCGGACATTATTCTGGTGGGCGAGATGCGGGACCTCGAGACTATTCGTCTGGCCATGACGGCGGCAGAGACCGGCCATCTGGTGTTTGGCACCCTGCACACCTCGTCAGCGGCCAAGACCATCGACCGTATCATCGACGTCTTCCCCGGTGCGGAGAAGGACATGGTGCGCTCCATGCTCTCCGAATCCCTGCGAGCGGTCATCTCCCAGACCCTGCTCAAGCGCATTGGTGGCGGTCGGGTGGCGGCCCACGAGATTATGATGGGCATTCCGGCGGTGCGTAACCTTATCCGGGAGGACAAGATTGCCCAACTCTACTCGGTGATCCAGACCGGGATGACCCACGGCATGCAGACCATGGATCAGAGCCTCAAGCAGCTGGTGAGCCGCGGCGTGGTGGCGTCCCTCGATGCCAAGGCCAAGGCCGTCGACCCCAACAGCGTTTAA
- the tapU gene encoding type IVa pilus ATPase TapU, with amino-acid sequence MNLDDLLSQLVERKGSDLFVTVGSPPILKVNGHLVSLGGEPLDKKGALTLVRDTLSSNHFERYIRTKEANYAIYREALGRFRVSAFWQQELPGMVVRRIETRIPTFEDLKLPRILQEVAMAKRGLVLFVGATGAGKSTTQAAMIGYRNQHADGHILTVEDPVEFVHQHGRSLVTQREVGIDTESFYVALKSSLRQAPDVILIGEIRSQETMEFALQFAETGHLCLATLHANNANQALDRILHLVPQEKHRQFLFDLSFNLRAIVAQQLVPSVDGLRRSAAFEILLNTPLITDIIRKGEMHRLKEVMTKSTELGMQTFDQALFSLFCAGQIGYSEALAHADSANDLRLLIKLSGREQLGSGTLENVTLDE; translated from the coding sequence ATGAATCTGGATGATCTGTTAAGCCAACTGGTCGAGCGAAAGGGATCGGATCTGTTTGTGACGGTGGGCTCGCCGCCCATTCTCAAGGTGAACGGCCATCTGGTGTCGCTGGGGGGCGAGCCGCTCGACAAGAAAGGGGCGCTGACGCTGGTCAGGGATACCCTCAGCAGCAATCACTTCGAGCGCTATATCCGCACCAAGGAGGCCAACTACGCGATTTATCGCGAGGCACTTGGTCGTTTTCGGGTCAGCGCTTTCTGGCAGCAGGAGCTGCCCGGTATGGTGGTGCGGCGGATCGAGACCCGCATTCCCACCTTTGAAGATCTGAAGCTACCCCGGATCCTGCAGGAGGTGGCGATGGCCAAGCGTGGGCTGGTGCTGTTTGTCGGCGCCACCGGGGCGGGTAAATCGACCACCCAGGCGGCGATGATCGGCTATCGCAACCAGCATGCCGATGGCCACATTCTGACGGTGGAAGACCCGGTGGAGTTCGTCCATCAGCATGGTCGAAGTCTGGTGACCCAGCGGGAGGTGGGGATCGACACCGAGTCGTTCTATGTGGCGTTGAAAAGCTCGCTGCGTCAGGCACCGGACGTGATCCTGATCGGCGAGATCCGCAGTCAGGAGACCATGGAGTTTGCCCTGCAGTTCGCCGAGACCGGCCATCTCTGTCTCGCCACTCTCCATGCCAACAATGCCAACCAGGCGCTGGATAGGATCCTCCATCTGGTACCGCAGGAGAAACATCGCCAGTTTCTGTTCGATCTCTCCTTCAACCTCAGAGCCATCGTCGCCCAGCAACTGGTGCCGAGTGTCGATGGTTTGCGGCGTAGTGCGGCATTCGAGATCCTGCTCAATACCCCGCTGATCACCGACATCATCCGCAAAGGTGAGATGCACCGCCTCAAGGAGGTGATGACCAAATCCACCGAACTGGGCATGCAGACCTTCGATCAGGCGCTGTTCAGCCTGTTCTGCGCCGGCCAGATTGGCTACAGTGAGGCCCTCGCCCATGCCGACTCGGCCAACGACCTGCGGCTGCTGATCAAGCTTTCCGGTCGCGAGCAGCTGGGATCCGGCACACTGGAGAATGTGACGCTGGATGAATGA
- the yaaA gene encoding peroxide stress protein YaaA: protein MLIVVSPAKTLDYESPLVTPRFTQPELLDHCAELISRARQLSPDQIATLMKISDKLAGLNAARFAQWQPDFTPANARQALLAFKGDVYTGLAVEDFSEADFDFAQAHLRMLSGLYGVLRPLDLMMPYRLEMGTKLDNSRGKDLYQFWGEVITHHLNDALAAQGDEVLINLASDEYFKSVRPKSLKGRIVTPVFKDEKNGQFKIISFYAKKARGMMARHIIKHRLTEVEQLTGFNAEGYYFVPEESDANTLMFKRAEN, encoded by the coding sequence ATGCTGATTGTGGTTTCCCCGGCCAAGACGCTGGATTACGAGTCACCGCTGGTGACACCCCGTTTCACCCAACCCGAGCTGCTGGATCACTGTGCCGAACTGATTAGCCGGGCCCGCCAACTGAGCCCGGACCAGATCGCCACTTTGATGAAGATCAGCGACAAGCTGGCCGGTCTCAATGCCGCCCGGTTTGCGCAGTGGCAGCCAGATTTCACCCCCGCCAATGCCCGTCAGGCGCTGCTGGCCTTCAAGGGGGATGTCTACACCGGTTTGGCGGTGGAGGATTTTAGCGAGGCCGATTTTGACTTCGCTCAGGCACACCTGCGGATGCTCTCCGGCCTCTATGGCGTGTTGCGTCCCCTCGACCTGATGATGCCCTACCGGCTGGAGATGGGGACCAAGCTCGACAATAGTCGCGGCAAGGATCTTTACCAGTTCTGGGGGGAGGTGATCACTCACCATCTCAATGACGCGCTGGCTGCGCAGGGGGATGAAGTGCTGATCAATCTGGCCTCCGACGAGTATTTCAAGTCGGTACGACCCAAGAGCCTGAAAGGGCGGATTGTCACACCGGTGTTCAAGGATGAGAAGAACGGCCAGTTCAAGATCATCAGCTTCTACGCCAAGAAGGCGCGCGGCATGATGGCTCGCCACATCATCAAGCACCGTCTGACCGAGGTGGAGCAGCTGACCGGTTTCAACGCCGAGGGCTACTACTTTGTGCCGGAAGAGTCGGACGCCAATACCCTGATGTTTAAACGCGCCGAAAATTAA
- a CDS encoding methylated-DNA--[protein]-cysteine S-methyltransferase: MRYSFCDSARGPLLVAIDQDGLRYVEFVRGEQPVTPTDEWQRDDQALTPFIEQFDAYFAGRLRRFDLPLAAQGTPFQQTVWNALCDIPYGETVSYLDIAQAIGNPKAVRAVGAANGRNPLSIIVPCHRVIGRSGDLTGYAGGIPIKRWLLALEQAGTAFELAP; this comes from the coding sequence ATGAGATACAGTTTTTGCGACAGCGCCCGCGGCCCCCTGCTGGTCGCCATCGATCAGGATGGCCTGCGCTATGTGGAGTTCGTACGAGGCGAGCAGCCGGTGACCCCGACCGACGAGTGGCAACGCGATGATCAGGCGCTGACCCCCTTTATCGAACAGTTCGATGCCTACTTCGCCGGTCGCCTGCGCCGCTTCGATCTGCCGCTCGCTGCCCAGGGCACCCCGTTCCAGCAAACGGTGTGGAACGCTTTGTGCGATATCCCCTATGGCGAGACCGTCAGCTACCTCGACATTGCCCAGGCTATCGGCAATCCCAAGGCGGTGCGGGCGGTAGGCGCCGCCAATGGCCGCAATCCGCTGAGCATCATAGTGCCATGCCATCGGGTGATCGGCCGCAGCGGCGATCTGACCGGCTATGCTGGCGGTATTCCCATCAAGCGCTGGTTGCTGGCTCTGGAACAGGCAGGCACGGCATTCGAGCTGGCCCCGTGA
- the arfB gene encoding aminoacyl-tRNA hydrolase: MLVISESVTIPWHELQFQTMRAQGNGGQHVNKTDSAVWLRFDYRNSPSLTPLYKEGLDKLSDSRVHDGFILIRVESHRSQDMNRKEAMSRLVELLKKAAWRPKARHATKPTRSAQRKRVDAKKRKGDIKSARGKPVLD; this comes from the coding sequence ATGTTAGTTATCTCCGAAAGCGTTACGATTCCCTGGCATGAGCTGCAATTTCAGACCATGCGGGCACAGGGCAACGGTGGCCAGCACGTCAACAAGACCGACTCCGCCGTCTGGTTGCGCTTCGATTACCGCAACTCTCCCAGCCTGACGCCCCTCTACAAGGAGGGTCTCGACAAGCTGAGCGACAGCCGGGTTCACGATGGCTTTATCCTGATCCGGGTCGAGAGCCATCGCAGCCAGGACATGAACCGCAAGGAGGCGATGAGCCGTCTGGTGGAGTTGCTGAAGAAAGCAGCCTGGCGCCCCAAGGCTCGCCATGCCACCAAGCCGACCCGCAGCGCCCAGCGCAAACGGGTCGATGCCAAAAAGCGCAAGGGGGATATCAAATCCGCCCGCGGCAAACCGGTGCTGGACTGA
- the glnK gene encoding P-II family nitrogen regulator: MKLITAIIKPFKLDDVREAIANLGVEGLTVSEVKGFGRQKGHTELYRGAEYQVDFLPKVKLEIATADDNVEGVIEAICKAAYTGKIGDGKIFVYDLLQAVRIRTGESDDEAL; encoded by the coding sequence ATGAAGCTGATTACTGCGATTATCAAACCGTTCAAGCTGGACGATGTCCGCGAGGCGATTGCCAACTTGGGGGTGGAAGGGCTGACCGTGTCCGAGGTCAAAGGATTTGGCCGCCAGAAGGGACACACCGAATTATACCGGGGAGCCGAGTATCAGGTCGACTTCCTGCCCAAGGTGAAGCTGGAGATTGCTACCGCCGATGATAACGTGGAAGGGGTGATCGAGGCGATCTGCAAGGCGGCCTATACCGGCAAGATCGGCGACGGCAAGATTTTTGTCTACGACTTGCTGCAAGCGGTGCGTATCCGCACCGGCGAGAGTGACGATGAGGCGCTGTGA